In Candidatus Defluviibacterium haderslevense, the following are encoded in one genomic region:
- a CDS encoding histidine kinase, protein MLWRLAPSNSQSGYFSYPYKQLTVAQGLHDMQIRDILIDDDNYVWILTQGGLNGYDGKNIHTYQLGSIAESYMIKIIKGRNGIYGQTSSCIFHFDGIRTENLTSKLNANITNMNLLLEDKDGFIWVKSGNSLFVVMNNKLEPIECIYPVLDNLKIEYAWGNSSWDHVYILTSQNALISFSSDKGIIYNDSLTFSAAEKISYTKSIKNTSPSSINFYVHGKENFDRIYTIKNEHFIKVAHRNPNTPYLVAIDQNAPLTYVDNYNNVSSLYTLKDSIYIPADWLPVNHVRFSCTLGRNIFIGTDDGFLVINLNGLETYQNTTIKYPWSIIPFSDSSVLITTYKSGAFEVNKKGKILNNVSFPKNFHYPYFETQILSNYQILDSKILFGSGMGLYYLDKENGQSSQLLLNKAVEAFSFDKYRNTPIIGTDKIYWITQDYKGIMDSMDLSQAERQPINELIVYPDSILWSATNSGIQKTSIYPSRKHLKFYSSTVKNLPCQGAVSFAVDSNKRLWVGGTCGLLLYHPEQDTFELVYDNIIHERINQLCIGPSNILIAVSNKNIYCLNISTEHPEIVRIFNSDNGFNLYEPSENGICITDNHFVWMPSENGIQRLDINQIIQSSIKPSIKLLSIDNKSINLDPNKMDQFEVNGSSVLINFSIISHDSEKWQFKFKLNNQESPIWQQGTEILIQNLKHGINAIEIIACSINQNANSCIKFKTNIKASLPFVQRQSSYITIGLLFVLLVCIIIWYYITTLKTKQKLSQLNSDLLKNRLRTIQSYLNPHFLFNTLTTLQDYILHKDRHEGSDLIVRLSRIFRHVLKLGYLEKKNNSLQIDLINVSEELSLINDIVFLQNLQQVRPVLFKIELPENINVEHIYIPPLLIQPFIENAFKHAFTGKETAPEINLIFTMNENYLFIKIQDNGKGFDNNSISTNGTNIGIKLANERMSILNSLNIKNNITIENRSPTGTEISITIKRIQ, encoded by the coding sequence ATGCTCTGGCGTTTAGCTCCAAGCAATTCACAATCTGGATATTTTTCATATCCTTATAAACAGCTAACAGTAGCGCAAGGTCTTCATGACATGCAGATTAGAGATATATTGATTGATGATGATAACTATGTGTGGATTTTAACTCAGGGCGGATTAAATGGTTATGATGGAAAAAATATTCATACCTACCAATTAGGCAGTATTGCTGAAAGCTATATGATTAAAATCATTAAGGGTAGAAATGGAATATATGGTCAAACCTCAAGCTGTATATTCCATTTCGATGGAATTAGAACAGAAAATCTAACATCTAAGCTAAATGCCAATATCACTAACATGAATTTGCTGTTGGAGGACAAAGATGGATTCATATGGGTTAAATCAGGAAACAGTCTATTTGTAGTGATGAACAATAAACTGGAACCTATAGAATGTATATATCCTGTATTGGATAACTTAAAAATTGAATATGCTTGGGGAAATTCGTCATGGGACCACGTATATATCCTAACATCTCAAAATGCACTGATTTCCTTTTCTAGTGATAAAGGCATTATTTATAATGACTCACTTACTTTTTCAGCTGCCGAAAAAATATCCTATACTAAATCTATCAAGAATACTAGTCCTTCTTCAATTAATTTTTATGTGCATGGAAAAGAAAACTTTGATAGAATTTATACGATCAAAAATGAACATTTTATAAAAGTTGCACATAGGAATCCTAATACTCCGTACCTAGTAGCAATTGATCAAAACGCGCCTCTAACTTATGTCGATAATTATAATAATGTTTCAAGTCTGTATACACTTAAAGATAGCATATACATACCTGCTGATTGGCTTCCAGTGAATCATGTCAGATTTTCTTGTACTCTAGGAAGAAATATATTTATCGGAACTGATGATGGGTTTTTGGTGATTAATTTAAACGGCTTAGAAACCTATCAAAATACAACCATTAAATATCCTTGGTCCATAATTCCATTTAGCGATTCGAGTGTTTTGATTACAACATACAAATCAGGAGCTTTTGAGGTAAATAAGAAGGGAAAGATATTGAATAATGTAAGTTTTCCAAAGAATTTTCACTATCCCTATTTTGAGACACAAATTCTATCTAACTATCAAATATTAGATTCTAAGATTTTATTTGGATCAGGTATGGGATTATATTATCTTGATAAAGAAAATGGCCAATCAAGCCAATTACTGCTCAACAAAGCTGTTGAAGCATTTAGTTTTGACAAATACAGGAATACTCCAATCATTGGAACTGACAAAATCTATTGGATTACCCAAGATTATAAAGGAATAATGGATTCAATGGATTTAAGTCAAGCTGAAAGACAACCGATAAATGAATTAATTGTCTATCCTGATTCTATACTATGGTCAGCAACTAATTCGGGAATTCAAAAAACATCTATATATCCATCAAGAAAACACCTGAAGTTCTATTCAAGCACTGTGAAAAATCTTCCATGTCAAGGGGCAGTAAGTTTTGCAGTGGATTCTAATAAAAGGTTGTGGGTGGGCGGTACTTGCGGACTGCTGCTATATCATCCAGAACAGGATACCTTTGAATTGGTTTATGATAATATAATTCATGAGAGGATCAACCAACTTTGTATTGGTCCCTCTAATATATTAATCGCAGTTTCCAACAAGAATATTTATTGCTTAAATATTTCCACAGAGCATCCAGAAATAGTAAGAATATTCAACTCGGACAATGGCTTTAATCTATACGAACCTTCAGAGAACGGAATATGCATTACGGATAATCACTTTGTTTGGATGCCATCTGAAAATGGAATACAGCGATTAGATATCAACCAAATTATCCAAAGTTCTATTAAACCTTCCATTAAACTTTTGTCAATAGACAATAAATCCATAAATCTTGATCCGAATAAAATGGACCAATTTGAAGTTAATGGGTCATCCGTACTAATTAATTTCTCGATCATAAGTCATGACTCAGAGAAATGGCAATTTAAATTCAAATTAAATAATCAGGAAAGCCCTATATGGCAACAAGGCACTGAAATATTAATTCAAAATTTAAAACATGGGATAAATGCCATTGAGATTATTGCTTGTTCTATTAATCAGAACGCAAATAGTTGTATTAAATTCAAAACCAATATTAAAGCAAGCCTACCTTTTGTTCAAAGGCAGTCTAGTTATATTACGATTGGATTGCTTTTTGTACTTTTAGTTTGCATAATTATATGGTACTATATAACAACTTTAAAGACTAAACAAAAACTATCTCAATTAAATTCAGATCTTCTTAAAAATAGATTGCGTACTATACAAAGCTATCTAAATCCGCATTTCTTATTTAATACACTTACCACGCTTCAAGACTATATCTTGCACAAGGATAGACATGAAGGTAGCGATTTGATTGTTCGACTTTCTAGAATATTTAGACATGTATTAAAATTGGGATACTTGGAAAAGAAAAACAATAGCCTCCAAATAGACCTAATTAATGTATCAGAAGAATTATCATTAATAAATGATATAGTATTTCTTCAAAATCTTCAACAAGTAAGACCGGTACTTTTCAAAATAGAATTACCAGAAAATATCAATGTTGAACATATTTATATACCACCCCTTTTAATTCAACCTTTCATAGAAAATGCTTTTAAGCATGCGTTCACTGGCAAAGAAACTGCACCTGAAATCAATTTAATTTTTACAATGAATGAAAACTACTTATTTATAAAAATCCAAGATAACGGAAAAGGATTTGATAATAATTCGATATCAACAAATGGGACTAATATTGGAATTAAATTAGCAAATGAAAGAATGAGTATTCTTAATTCATTAAATATCAAAAACAATATTACTATAGAAAACAGAAGTCCTACTGGAACTGAAATAAGTATAACCATAAAACGAATACAATGA
- a CDS encoding methionine adenosyltransferase has translation MNNFLFTSESVSEGHPDKVADQISDAILDAYLELDPNAKVACECLITTGQLVIAGEICSTAHVDVVAVARDVIRQIGYDDPVVGFDYATAAYINLLHEQSSEINNSVLDGGAGDQGLMFGYACKETKELMPLPITLSHQLMRRLTEMRKSGNYSWIRPDAKCQVTVAYKNDIPIGIETIVLSTQHIEEISQDEITRILKSELILPLIHQYFNDSNLKILINPSGSFTIGGPHGDTGLTGRKIIVDTYGGSCPHGGGAFSGKDPSKVDRSAAYAARYVAKHIVSSGLAERCTVQISYAIGLAEPTSIYLNTHGTGSKADEFIAQQISKVFDLRPDGIISALDLKRPIYKETAAYGHFGRNQFPWEKLDKTIIKILENI, from the coding sequence ATGAATAATTTTCTTTTTACTAGTGAATCAGTTTCCGAAGGCCATCCAGATAAAGTGGCCGACCAAATTTCAGATGCCATTCTTGATGCCTATCTCGAATTAGATCCGAATGCCAAAGTCGCTTGCGAATGTCTTATTACTACTGGACAATTGGTGATAGCAGGAGAAATATGTAGTACAGCCCATGTAGATGTTGTAGCAGTCGCTAGAGATGTTATTAGACAAATTGGTTATGATGATCCCGTTGTAGGATTTGATTATGCCACTGCAGCTTACATCAATTTGCTACATGAACAGTCTTCTGAGATAAATAACAGTGTATTAGATGGTGGTGCTGGAGATCAAGGACTCATGTTTGGATATGCATGCAAAGAGACCAAAGAACTAATGCCTTTGCCAATTACTTTATCTCATCAATTGATGAGGCGATTAACAGAGATGCGTAAAAGTGGCAATTATAGCTGGATTCGTCCAGATGCCAAATGTCAGGTTACTGTGGCATATAAAAATGATATACCAATTGGAATTGAAACCATTGTGTTGTCTACTCAACATATAGAGGAAATCAGTCAAGATGAAATTACACGCATCCTAAAAAGCGAGCTAATTCTTCCTCTCATTCATCAGTATTTCAATGATTCAAATCTTAAAATATTAATCAATCCTTCTGGAAGTTTTACAATAGGTGGTCCACATGGAGATACTGGACTAACTGGTAGAAAGATTATCGTAGATACGTATGGTGGTAGTTGCCCTCATGGAGGCGGTGCATTCAGTGGTAAAGATCCAAGCAAAGTGGACCGCAGTGCTGCTTATGCTGCCCGATATGTAGCCAAGCATATTGTGTCATCTGGACTTGCTGAACGATGTACAGTTCAAATATCATATGCTATTGGACTAGCAGAACCTACTTCGATATATTTGAATACACATGGTACTGGTAGTAAAGCTGATGAATTCATTGCACAACAAATCTCCAAAGTTTTTGATTTACGTCCAGATGGAATTATAAGTGCATTGGATTTAAAGAGACCAATTTATAAAGAAACGGCAGCCTATGGACACTTTGGAAGAAATCAATTTCCTTGGGAAAAATTGGATAAGACTATTATTAAAATTCTTGAAAATATCTAA
- a CDS encoding helix-turn-helix domain-containing protein: protein MEITLITNDQLQYLINEVVKRLETIIVDSKRNDGTTKEWLSAKEVCSILQISNTTLHAWSNQGILKKYKINRRIMFKNDQIDSSMIRIVSKRLQQK, encoded by the coding sequence ATGGAAATTACTCTAATAACGAATGATCAACTCCAGTATCTGATTAATGAAGTAGTTAAGAGGCTTGAAACTATTATAGTTGATTCCAAAAGGAACGACGGTACCACTAAAGAATGGTTAAGTGCAAAAGAGGTCTGCTCGATTTTGCAAATTAGCAACACAACTCTGCATGCATGGTCCAATCAAGGAATATTAAAAAAATATAAGATTAATAGACGTATCATGTTTAAAAATGATCAGATTGATAGTTCAATGATAAGGATTGTCTCTAAAAGATTGCAACAAAAATGA
- a CDS encoding integrase catalytic domain-containing protein yields MKQNHFFELKSNGDPSKETSIRYRSHFNGGRFIYGTGVKIYPELWDKINQKPIKDKGIIREYKTQIPNLDSLLTNIEIRLNNITNEVDGYLSNCKFNSQAINERDLKNRLNANIKQSENTIKESPKKLKKEINGEKIDKNFICDYLIAFIYEIRNGSRTIATGKSKGNRYTLGTIKNYSGLLVQLKSFEYSKNQKLKWTDLSITFYNDFLLFGNTNKLSKNFIGRLIKQLKVISQASMDENIHTNNIFRDRRFETLSERVMNIALTEQELESLYNLDLPIDSNLNLIRDLFLVGCYTAQRWSDYSKLTETNIHDNKIILIQQKGKEKIIIPIKPNLKTILNKYPNGFPKIAEQTFNIKIKEIGEKAGFTNLVQIKKTKGGITEVNEYPKYELISSHTARRTGATLMFKDNIPALAIMKFTGHKTESSFMKYIMIDEEENAKLLENHHYFNS; encoded by the coding sequence ATGAAACAAAATCATTTCTTTGAATTAAAATCTAATGGTGATCCTTCTAAAGAAACTTCAATCCGATACAGAAGCCATTTTAATGGTGGGAGGTTTATATACGGAACAGGTGTCAAAATATACCCAGAATTGTGGGACAAAATCAATCAGAAACCAATTAAAGACAAAGGTATAATCAGGGAATATAAAACCCAGATCCCTAATTTGGATTCATTGCTTACCAATATTGAAATCAGATTGAACAATATTACCAACGAAGTTGATGGATATTTAAGTAATTGTAAATTCAATAGTCAGGCTATAAATGAACGAGATCTTAAAAACCGACTAAATGCTAATATTAAGCAATCTGAGAACACAATAAAAGAAAGTCCTAAAAAACTTAAAAAAGAAATTAATGGTGAAAAAATTGATAAAAATTTCATTTGTGACTATTTAATTGCATTTATTTATGAAATTAGGAATGGCTCTAGGACAATTGCAACTGGAAAAAGTAAAGGTAATAGATACACTTTGGGTACAATTAAAAATTATTCTGGACTTCTTGTACAGTTAAAAAGTTTTGAATATTCAAAAAATCAAAAATTAAAATGGACAGATCTCTCCATTACGTTTTATAACGATTTTCTGCTTTTTGGCAATACCAATAAACTTAGTAAAAATTTTATTGGCAGACTAATTAAGCAATTAAAAGTTATTTCCCAAGCGTCAATGGACGAAAATATTCACACAAACAATATATTCAGGGATAGAAGATTTGAAACACTTTCTGAAAGAGTTATGAATATCGCATTGACTGAACAAGAGCTTGAAAGCCTTTATAATTTGGACCTACCAATAGATTCCAACTTGAACTTAATCCGTGATCTCTTTTTGGTGGGGTGTTATACAGCTCAAAGATGGAGTGATTATAGTAAATTAACCGAAACAAACATTCATGACAACAAAATAATCCTTATTCAACAAAAAGGCAAAGAAAAAATAATTATCCCTATAAAACCAAATTTAAAAACAATTCTGAATAAATATCCAAATGGATTTCCAAAGATAGCAGAACAAACCTTTAACATTAAAATTAAAGAGATAGGAGAAAAAGCAGGATTCACAAATTTAGTTCAAATTAAAAAAACAAAAGGAGGAATAACAGAGGTTAATGAATATCCTAAGTATGAACTTATTTCATCCCATACAGCACGAAGGACAGGAGCTACATTAATGTTTAAAGATAATATCCCTGCACTTGCAATTATGAAATTTACAGGACATAAAACTGAATCCAGTTTTATGAAATACATAATGATAGATGAAGAAGAAAATGCGAAATTACTTGAGAATCATCATTATTTTAATTCATAA
- the lysA gene encoding diaminopimelate decarboxylase: MKLENGVFRVQGIDVLELVKTYQTPLYVYDSEIIKRQLDRLKHAFNVPELGIHFACKALNNINILRLLKSWGAGLDTVSIQEIWTGIHAGFDPSEIIYTPNCVGPDEIEMAISLGVQINIDHIETLEYIGQHYPDTKICIRINPHVMAGGNDKISVGHIDSKFGISIYQMPLVERLVKALKLNINGLHMHTGSDILDPGVFGLASDILFDVARKFSDLEFIDFGSGLKVPYKEDDVCTDVEEIGEMLSLKFNQFCSEYGRKLKLFFEPGKYLVSESGFFLVKTNVIKQTPSTVFAGVDSGLNHLIRPMFYGSYHHILNISNPAGKPRVYNVVGYICETDTFASNRVIPEIHPGDILCFENAGAYCFTMSSNYNSRFKPAEVLVHNGAHHLVRNRDTIDDLLRNQIQVI, encoded by the coding sequence ATGAAATTAGAAAATGGTGTTTTTAGGGTTCAGGGAATAGATGTTTTAGAATTAGTCAAAACATATCAAACACCCCTTTATGTATACGATAGTGAAATTATTAAACGACAATTGGATCGCTTGAAGCATGCTTTTAATGTACCTGAACTTGGCATACACTTCGCTTGCAAAGCATTGAATAATATTAATATTTTGAGATTATTGAAATCCTGGGGCGCAGGTTTAGATACTGTATCTATCCAAGAGATTTGGACCGGAATTCATGCAGGTTTTGATCCCAGTGAAATTATTTATACACCCAATTGTGTAGGTCCTGACGAGATCGAAATGGCCATCAGTCTTGGGGTCCAAATCAACATTGATCATATAGAAACCCTTGAATACATTGGTCAGCATTATCCGGATACTAAAATTTGTATTCGGATTAATCCCCATGTTATGGCCGGTGGAAATGATAAAATTAGTGTGGGGCACATTGACTCTAAGTTTGGAATTTCTATTTATCAAATGCCTTTAGTAGAACGACTGGTCAAGGCTTTAAAATTAAATATTAATGGGCTTCATATGCATACCGGATCAGATATTTTAGACCCTGGTGTGTTTGGATTGGCGTCAGATATTTTGTTTGATGTTGCCCGAAAATTTTCAGATCTGGAGTTTATTGATTTTGGTAGTGGTTTAAAAGTACCTTATAAAGAAGATGATGTATGCACAGATGTTGAAGAAATCGGTGAAATGTTATCTCTGAAATTTAATCAATTTTGTAGTGAATACGGCCGTAAATTGAAATTATTTTTTGAGCCCGGCAAATATTTGGTTTCTGAATCCGGCTTTTTTTTAGTCAAAACGAATGTCATCAAACAAACTCCATCCACGGTTTTTGCGGGTGTTGATTCAGGTTTGAATCATTTGATAAGACCGATGTTTTATGGATCTTATCACCATATCCTTAATATATCCAATCCGGCTGGAAAACCACGAGTTTATAATGTGGTCGGTTATATCTGTGAAACAGATACCTTCGCCAGTAATCGGGTTATTCCGGAAATTCATCCGGGCGATATATTATGTTTTGAAAATGCCGGAGCCTACTGCTTTACGATGAGTTCCAATTATAATTCCAGATTTAAACCCGCAGAAGTTTTGGTACATAATGGAGCACATCATCTCGTTCGCAATCGGGATACCATTGATGATTTATTGCGCAACCAAATACAAGTTATATAA
- a CDS encoding SRPBCC domain-containing protein, whose product MNPLVVTNQIFIHAPIESVWDTLVNPQKTKIYMFGCETISDWNIGSALLWEGEHEGNKMVFVKGYILDLQYPNKLIYSVIDPFAKMEDIPQNYLRVTYDLRSIDEHTELTVSQDGFEHAADGQKRYKDVYNDGKGWEPILIEIKKLVEHSK is encoded by the coding sequence ATGAATCCATTAGTTGTAACAAATCAAATATTTATTCATGCACCAATTGAATCCGTATGGGATACTTTGGTGAATCCTCAAAAAACTAAAATATATATGTTTGGTTGTGAGACTATTTCTGATTGGAACATTGGTAGCGCTTTACTTTGGGAGGGCGAACATGAAGGAAATAAAATGGTCTTTGTCAAAGGATATATTTTAGACCTGCAATATCCCAATAAATTAATTTATTCTGTGATTGACCCTTTTGCAAAAATGGAAGATATTCCACAAAACTATTTAAGGGTTACTTATGATCTTAGATCTATAGATGAACATACTGAATTAACAGTATCTCAGGATGGTTTTGAACATGCAGCTGATGGACAAAAAAGGTATAAAGATGTATACAATGATGGCAAAGGTTGGGAACCGATTCTTATCGAAATAAAAAAATTGGTAGAGCACTCAAAATAA
- a CDS encoding nucleoside phosphorylase translates to MNNSLKASELILNPDGSIYHLNLLPEDIAPTIFLVGDQNRVPEVSKHFDFIELKKSNREFIAHTGYIGNKRLTVLSTGIGSDNIDIVLNELDALVNIDFGLREIKAEKQSLQLIRIGTSGSLQNDIEINSILVSEYGLGLDHLLHFYALERDIVIAKKIKEHLDLPFIDPYFVKASDPLLNLFSNHFRTGITASCPGFYAPQGRMLRGQTVSTQLISKLNTLFIHQQIITNFEMETASIYGMAKVLGHQAISVNCILANRISNQFSTNPQAVIHKAIQEVIDVYLNQK, encoded by the coding sequence ATGAATAACTCCCTAAAAGCATCAGAACTCATACTCAATCCAGATGGATCCATTTACCATTTGAATTTGTTGCCAGAAGATATAGCTCCTACTATATTTTTAGTGGGCGATCAAAATAGAGTACCAGAAGTTTCAAAACACTTTGACTTCATAGAATTAAAAAAATCCAATAGAGAATTCATAGCACATACCGGCTACATAGGCAATAAAAGACTTACTGTATTAAGTACAGGTATAGGTTCAGATAATATAGATATTGTATTGAACGAATTAGATGCTTTGGTTAACATAGATTTTGGACTTCGGGAAATTAAAGCAGAAAAACAATCATTACAATTAATCCGAATTGGAACATCAGGTAGTTTACAGAATGACATTGAAATCAATTCTATTTTGGTATCTGAATATGGTCTTGGATTAGATCATTTACTTCACTTTTATGCATTAGAGCGCGATATTGTAATTGCAAAAAAAATTAAAGAACATTTGGATTTACCATTTATAGATCCTTATTTCGTTAAAGCTTCAGATCCATTATTAAATTTATTTTCAAATCATTTTAGAACCGGAATAACTGCATCCTGTCCCGGTTTTTATGCTCCTCAAGGAAGAATGTTACGTGGACAAACAGTCTCAACCCAATTGATTAGTAAATTAAATACCTTATTCATTCATCAACAAATTATTACGAATTTTGAAATGGAGACAGCTTCCATTTATGGCATGGCAAAAGTATTAGGCCATCAAGCCATTTCAGTGAATTGCATTTTAGCCAATCGCATTTCAAATCAGTTTAGTACCAATCCGCAAGCTGTAATTCATAAAGCTATTCAGGAAGTAATTGATGTATATTTGAATCAAAAATAA
- the trmB gene encoding tRNA (guanosine(46)-N7)-methyltransferase TrmB, giving the protein MSQRSKLEKFAENLTFPNVFENLSYKEPKLMVHYNQFVDYKGSWNASYFKNNQELILELACGGGEYCVGMAQLIPNRNYIGIDIKGARMWKGASQSLNLKLNQVAFVRTRIELLTAFFDQREVDQIWITFPDPFLNHGKAIKRLTSNYFLDIYSQVLKSEALLHLKTDDPTLYQFSLQSIDAHPKYKIIYTDDDIYDKPLYCPELAIKTHYEKKHLAKGLKIKYICFKYVE; this is encoded by the coding sequence ATGAGTCAGCGATCTAAATTAGAAAAGTTTGCCGAAAATCTTACTTTTCCAAATGTATTTGAGAATTTGAGTTACAAGGAGCCAAAATTAATGGTTCATTATAACCAATTCGTGGATTATAAAGGTTCCTGGAATGCTTCGTATTTTAAGAACAATCAAGAACTTATATTAGAGCTTGCCTGTGGAGGTGGAGAATATTGTGTAGGCATGGCGCAGTTGATTCCAAATCGGAACTATATAGGTATTGATATTAAGGGAGCTCGAATGTGGAAGGGCGCATCTCAATCGTTAAATCTGAAACTTAATCAAGTCGCTTTTGTAAGAACCCGAATTGAATTGCTTACTGCTTTTTTTGATCAGCGAGAAGTTGATCAAATCTGGATAACTTTTCCGGACCCATTTTTGAATCATGGTAAAGCTATAAAAAGATTAACATCGAATTATTTTTTAGACATTTATTCCCAAGTATTAAAATCAGAAGCCTTATTACATCTTAAAACGGATGACCCAACATTATATCAATTTAGTCTACAGTCAATAGATGCACATCCAAAATATAAAATTATTTATACGGATGATGATATATACGACAAGCCTTTATATTGTCCGGAATTAGCCATCAAAACCCATTACGAAAAAAAACATCTTGCTAAAGGTTTAAAAATTAAATATATTTGTTTTAAATACGTGGAATAA
- a CDS encoding alpha/beta fold hydrolase, with amino-acid sequence MLYIVGIFFIYIFINFIAFTPVRHTSSTKYNLSGSFKEFKLKHPNEEQINVLYFKSSIPAKATVLFLHGARQSADAWAAYVPAFTERGLNVVIPDYRGYGKSYGNPSEINWYEDGQLTYSWLKTRMHEDSIIIYGAGLGTAVASYLATLNPARFVILENPIYGLRNWIRSHYPALLLPYELKYDFNVYEYLPNSISPTYILQSNRSRECTPEEAIQLQQLLTDPNNMIPIDQEQNVDIFETTDYTKFLDQLAKVL; translated from the coding sequence ATGCTTTATATCGTAGGAATTTTTTTTATATATATCTTTATTAATTTTATTGCCTTTACCCCAGTAAGACATACATCATCCACTAAATATAATCTATCTGGTTCTTTTAAAGAATTCAAATTGAAACATCCGAATGAAGAACAAATAAATGTATTGTACTTCAAATCTTCTATTCCAGCTAAAGCCACTGTACTTTTTTTGCATGGTGCCAGACAAAGTGCTGACGCTTGGGCTGCTTATGTACCGGCTTTTACAGAAAGAGGTTTGAATGTAGTTATTCCAGATTATAGAGGATATGGTAAATCTTATGGAAATCCTTCTGAAATAAATTGGTATGAAGATGGTCAATTGACCTATTCATGGTTAAAAACCAGGATGCATGAAGATAGTATTATTATTTATGGCGCAGGACTTGGAACTGCTGTTGCAAGTTATTTAGCTACCTTAAATCCAGCTCGATTTGTTATTTTAGAAAATCCAATTTATGGTTTGAGAAACTGGATTCGAAGTCATTATCCGGCATTACTGTTGCCTTATGAATTGAAGTATGATTTTAATGTTTATGAATATCTTCCCAATAGTATAAGCCCTACTTATATCCTGCAAAGTAACCGATCCAGAGAATGTACACCAGAGGAAGCTATTCAATTGCAACAGTTGTTAACTGATCCAAATAACATGATACCCATTGATCAGGAACAAAATGTAGATATTTTCGAAACAACTGATTACACAAAATTTTTAGACCAATTAGCAAAGGTGTTATAA